Proteins from a genomic interval of Odocoileus virginianus isolate 20LAN1187 ecotype Illinois unplaced genomic scaffold, Ovbor_1.2 Unplaced_Contig_20, whole genome shotgun sequence:
- the MRPL17 gene encoding large ribosomal subunit protein bL17m, whose translation MRLSFAAAISHGRVYRRLGLGPESRIHLLQNLLTGLVRHERIEASWARVDELRGYAEKLIDYGKLGDTNERAMRMADFWLTEKDLIPKLFQVLAPRYQGQNGGYTRMLQIPNRNQQDRAKMAVIEYKGNCLPPLPLPRRDSNLTLLNQLLQGLRQDQEASTHSSRLAQTPEV comes from the exons ATGCGGCTGTCCTTTGCCGCCGCGATCTCCCACGGCCGCGTATACCGCCGCCTAGGCCTTGGTCCCGAGTCCCGCATCCACCTGTTGCAGAACTTGCTTACGGGACTGGTGCGACACGAACGCATCGAGGCGTCATGGGCACGCGTGGACGAGCTGAGAGGCTACGCCGAGAAG CTCATCGACTACGGGAAGCTGGGAGACACCAACGAACGAGCCATGCGCATGGCTGATTTCTGGCTCACG GAGAAAGACTTGATCCCAAAGCTGTTTCAAGTACTGGCCCCTCGGTACCAAGGTCAGAATGGGGGCTACACGAGAATGCTGCAGATCCCAAATCGGAATCAGCAGGATCGGGCCAAAATGGCAGTCATTGAGTACAAAGGGAACtgtctcccacccctgcccctgccacgCAGAGACAGCAACCTTACACTCCTAAACCAGCTGCTTCAGGGGCTGCGGCAGGACCAGGAAGCAAGCACCCACAGTTCCCGCCTAGCTCAAACACCAGAGGTTTAA